A single genomic interval of Thermodesulfobium sp. 4217-1 harbors:
- the coaD gene encoding pantetheine-phosphate adenylyltransferase — MIKKALYPGSFDPITLGHLDVARRASHLFDEVIIAVAYNEKKRALFNMEERVNLIKESLIERNMPKNVLVTSYTCLTIDFARSLSINSIIRGLRVISDFEFEFQMALTNRRMEPRIETVFLMTHEDYSYISSTIIKEIASLNGNVTPWVTDIVKNALNTKLIESEGK; from the coding sequence ATGATTAAGAAAGCGCTTTATCCTGGCAGTTTTGATCCGATAACGCTTGGTCATTTAGATGTAGCCAGACGCGCATCACATCTATTTGACGAGGTAATTATTGCAGTAGCATACAATGAAAAAAAACGAGCCCTCTTTAATATGGAAGAGAGGGTAAACCTCATTAAGGAATCACTAATAGAGAGAAATATGCCAAAAAATGTTTTAGTAACGAGCTATACATGCCTAACAATTGATTTCGCGCGATCATTAAGCATAAATTCAATAATAAGGGGGCTAAGGGTAATCTCTGACTTTGAGTTTGAATTCCAGATGGCCCTCACCAACAGGAGAATGGAACCAAGAATAGAAACTGTCTTCTTGATGACTCATGAAGATTATTCGTATATAAGCTCTACTATAATAAAGGAGATTGCGTCTTTAAATGGAAATGTAACTCCTTGGGTAACTGATATCGTAAAAAATGCACTAAACACAAAATTAATCGAAAGCGAGGGAAAATAA
- a CDS encoding helix-turn-helix transcriptional regulator codes for MEISSLYRPSLALLIAAFFWLPVYFAHPFSNIIFAIFQIGFAIFDFYSLSLILSFAIREKNDIRVLSFGYFIITISLFFGEVLYFFIHNISQNYEIFNFASYAVSIMLLLFFVFVKADDYNPFLFFGQEMPPILSENALFKLDFDKSFAIFGLTPREKEIVKYILMGRNGRYIVDNLHISENTFKTHMRNIFRKCNISNRQELIDIIRKN; via the coding sequence TTGGCTGCCGGTTTATTTTGCACATCCATTCTCTAACATAATTTTTGCTATTTTTCAGATTGGATTTGCAATTTTTGATTTTTATTCTCTGTCACTAATACTCTCTTTTGCAATTAGGGAGAAAAATGACATAAGGGTATTGTCTTTTGGCTATTTTATAATCACCATCTCTCTATTTTTTGGAGAAGTTCTCTATTTCTTTATTCATAACATTTCGCAAAATTATGAGATATTTAACTTTGCGTCTTATGCGGTAAGCATAATGTTACTTTTGTTCTTTGTCTTTGTAAAAGCCGATGATTACAATCCTTTTTTGTTCTTCGGACAAGAAATGCCCCCTATCTTGAGTGAAAACGCCTTATTTAAACTGGATTTTGATAAAAGTTTCGCTATTTTTGGATTAACCCCAAGAGAAAAGGAGATTGTTAAATATATATTGATGGGCAGGAATGGTAGATATATTGTTGACAATTTGCACATTTCAGAAAACACTTTTAAGACTCATATGAGAAATATATTTAGAAAATGTAATATTTCTAACAGACAAGAATTGATTGATATTATAAGAAAAAATTAA